The segment TTTTGTGAATAAGCCCCCCACCCCAACAAAGTTGGGACAAGCGAAGCGATGAAAATGAAAGAATTGCGTTAAAGGAAGTAATCGGTGAAAGAAGGTCGGGATCACTTGGTGCCAAGTAGCCCGTGAATAAGTCTGACCATGATGAATATAGGCACAACAAATTGTCACCCCATTTTAAAGGGAGTACGCTAAGTAGTTTCTAAGATACAATTCATCACACCGGTTATATATGGAGGGAAACGCAAATGGAAGTTATCAATCCATATTGTTGTGGGATAGATGTCCACAAGAAATCGGTTACCGCTTGTTTAATTACTCCGAAAGGCAAAGAAATTAGAACATTCGGGACAATGACCAGCGATTTATTAGAATTGGTAGACTGGCTTGAAGCAAATCAATGCACAATCGTCGCCATGGAAAGCACCGGAGTATATTGGAAACCCATCTATAATCTCCTCGAAGCAACAGATATCAAAGTATTAGTTGTAAATGCACAACATATCAAAGCAGTTCCTGGACGGAAAACCGATGTCAAAGATGCGGAATGGATTGCGGATCTGTTACGGCATGGCTTGCTTCGCGGCAGTTATATTCCGGACAAGGGACAACGGGAACTCCGGGAGCTTGTGCGGTATCGACGGAAGATGATTGAAGAAAGGTCCCGAGAAGCGAGCCGCATCCAAAAAGTACTCGAAGGAGCGAACATTAAACTAGGAGACGTGGCCTCCGATATTTTAGGCAAATCAGGCAGAAACATTCTTGAGGCGCTTATTGCAGGAAATAGCAATGTTCAAGAAATGGCCCAATTTGCTCAAAAACGAATGAAAAGCAAAACAGCACTTTTAGAGAAGTCATTACAAGGTTTAATGGGTAAACATCAACAGATGATGCTAGAGACACAA is part of the Hydrogenispora ethanolica genome and harbors:
- a CDS encoding IS110 family transposase; amino-acid sequence: MEVINPYCCGIDVHKKSVTACLITPKGKEIRTFGTMTSDLLELVDWLEANQCTIVAMESTGVYWKPIYNLLEATDIKVLVVNAQHIKAVPGRKTDVKDAEWIADLLRHGLLRGSYIPDKGQRELRELVRYRRKMIEERSREASRIQKVLEGANIKLGDVASDILGKSGRNILEALIAGNSNVQEMAQFAQKRMKSKTALLEKSLQGLMGKHQQMMLETQLAHIDFLDAQIEKLSQEIEERMRPFEEAIERLDGIPGIGRRVVEQILVEIGLDMSRFPTDRHIASWAALCPGNNESAGKRKSGKTRKGDSSLKASLVQAVKA